In Polyangium spumosum, the genomic stretch TGTAGTCGAGCGTCGGGTACTGGTCGCGCTGGATGCGCCAGACCGGCCGGATCTGCCATTCTCCGAGCAGGCGATCGATGATGTCGGGGATCGAGAGCTGCTGGTAGATGCGGTTGTTCTGGCGAAACGTGAGCAGCCAGAGCTCGGGCACGATGTGGATGTGGTACGTCGAGAGCCCCTCCTCGGCCGTGACCTCCTGCAGCGCGTGGCTCTGCTCGGCGCGGGCCACGATGCCCGTCCACGTGCGCTGGGCGCCGCCCTGCACGTGGGCATAACCCGCGTGCAGGCGGAAGCCCGCGGGGTGGCCCACCGCGGCCCCGAGGTCGAGGCTCGGGTCGGGCGAGCGGACGAGGAGGTGAATGGAGAAGAGGTTCGAGACGGATTCCCGGACGGAAAAACGCCGCACGTAGAGGTCGCGTTGACCGGAGGCGAGGGAGAGCTCGAGGTTTGCCACGGGCGTTTACTCCGAATCAGTGAGGCCTTACGAGCGCCGAGAGCGAGAGGTCCTCTTCCTCGACGAAGAGTTCCTCCATCCCGGCCGAGAACTCCTGGCATTGCGAGGGGCTGCAGGTCGGCCAGAAGACGCGCAGCACGCCCGGATCGTAGAAGCGGAAGTACACCTTCTCGTTCGTCGATTCGAGCGTCACCATCAAGAAGCGCCGAAAGTGTCGCCGCACCTCCACGAACTTGTCGTAGCTCGTGAGGAACATGCCCCAGCGATTGCCGAAGCCCTCGGCGAGCAGCCGGTCGAGCAGCGCCGAGTCCTTGCGGAACGGGCCCACGAGGTACGGCGCGACGTCCTCGAGCGTCTCGCCCTGGAGGCCGTCGTAGAGCGATTGGTGCGGCTCGACGTGCTCGCGGATCACCTCGAGGATATGCCGGTCACGCGCGCCGTCGACGATCGCATACAGCGGCACCTTCGCCGCCTCCGCGCGCAAGAGCTCGCACGCCTCTCTCGCGGCCGACACGCGCGCCGCCTCCTCCTCGGGTGATCGCGCGAGCTTGCGCCGCGGCGGCTTCGTCCGGCCCTCGACGTACACCAGAAAATCGGTCTCGCCCGCCTGGATCCAGCCGCCGTGCGGGACCTCGCCTTGCGTCGTTACCTGCCCGCCGAGGCGCGTCCCGCCCTGGCTCTGGAGGTCCCGCAAGAGACAACTCGCGCCGTCCCATTGCAGCTCGAAATGCGTGCCCGACATCTGCCCGTCGTGCCCCACGACGAGGTCCGCGAGCTCGGTCCGGCCGACCCGGAGCGCGCGGCCGGCCTCGACGGCCCGCTTCGTGCCGCCGAGCTTGCCATAACGCACCTCGACGATGAGCCGAGGCTCGGTCACGACCCGTCCCTCCCGGCCTTCTGCCGCGCGGCGCGCTCGGCCGCCTTCTTGGCGCAGTCCTCGCAGAAAGGTTTGTCCGTCTGGAGCACGGCCATCGGGTTGGAGCCGATGATGACCGTCGGGCAGCCCGAGGCGATGCTGCCCCCGTGGTTCGTGGGGTCGCCTTTTCGCGCGGCGTCCTTGCCGCCGATGATGACCGTGGGCTCGCCGGCCGAAATGGCGGCGCCACAGGCCTCGGCGTCGCCGACGCGCGCCTGGGGCTGAAAACCCACGATGACCGTGGACTCGCCCTGGACGATGACGTTCGGCGGGTGAATCGGGCAGACGTGACGATCGGTGATTCGTGCGGCAGGAGGCATCTCTCGGCTCCTTTATTGCGCGATGAGCGTCTTGCTCACGTCGTCCACCTCGGCCTCGATCGCCTTGTCGGGGGCCTCGGGCGACGCGCCCGAGCCCTCGCCGGCCGAGCCGCCGCTGTTGATGTAGACCTTCGTCCCGCGGATCGTGACGCCGCTCCCGTCGATGCGGATGAACCCGCCCGGGCCCTTCAGCGTGAGGTCCTCGGCCTCGATCACGAGCGCCGTGCCGGCCTTGATGTGGAGCTCCTTCGTCACCGCGAGCGCGTGGTTCTCGCCGATGAGCTCGTGCCGGTCGCCCTTCACCTCGAGCGATTGGTTGCCCTCGATGCGCTGGTTGCGCTTGCCCATCACGTGCAGGTGGCTGTTGCCCTCGACCCGCTCGCGTTTGTCCTGCTTGACGACGATGTCCTGGTCTTTCCCGACGAACACTTTTACGTAGCCGAGCGTCTTGTCCTGCTCGTCGTTCGAGACGAGCTTCTGCCTGTCGTGGCCGATCGTGATCGTCTCGTCGTTCTTGACCAGCCTGCGCCGGTTCTTCTGCGCCTGCTCCCAGACGAGCTCCTGCCCCTTGAGATCCTCGAACATGATCTCGTTGAAGCCCTCGGAGCCGAGCGACGAGTCGCTCTTCCACGTCGAGCGCGTCTTGTTGTCGGGCAATTTGTACGGCACGGCCTGCTTCGCGTTGTACACGCGGCCCACGATGATCGGCTGATCCGGGTCGCCGTCGAGGAAACCAACCATCACCTCGTGGCCGATACGCGGGATCACGATCATCCCGTACCCCGTGCCCGCCCAGCCCTGGCTCACGCGGATCCAGCAGGAGCTGCCGTCGTCGTTGTTCCCCTCGCGATCCCAGGGGAACTGTACGCGCACGCGGCCGAACTCGTCCGTGTGGATCTCCTGCCCCGCAGGGCCCACCACGACCGCGCTCTGCACGCCCTCGACGCGTGGCTTCGACGTCTTCTGCTGCGGCCGGTACGGCGCGTCGGTGAAGGCGGCCTGCCCCGACATGGTCCACTCCTCGCCCGGCGTGCCCTCGACCGAGAACTCCGTCACGAGCAGGCGTTTGTCGTCGCCGAGCTCGGCGTGCGGGTGTTTGTCCACCGAGAAGATTTGCCCGGGCCAGAGGTCGATCGTGTTCGTCTCGAAGGCGATCGTGCGCTTGTCCGCCCGCGCCCCGCCGAGCATCCGATCGGCGCGCTCCTTGCCGAACCCTTGATCGTACCGGGCCGTGCCCTTGTCGTCCGCGGCCGGCGTGCCGCCGCCGCCCTTGCCGTTCTCCACGAGCGTGGCGCCCGGCTGATAATGATATTGCTCGTACTTCGCCTCGGGCCCCTCGGCCTTCGGCGCCTCGCCGAAGAGCGCGAACATCGGGTTCCGGAAATCGTAATCGCGGATCGTGTGCGCGCCCGGGCGGACGATGTGCGTGAGCCGGACCTTCGAGAGGTACTCCTTCTCGGCCTCGCGGTTCGGGTTGTCCACGTAGGGCAACGCGCCGCCGGGGCGCGCGGGGCCCGCCTCCAGGCGATCACTCAGCGTGAGCTTCGAGCCCTTCGCGTCGTCGTCCGGGAACGTGTACGAGATGCCCGCCTCCTCGAGCAGGCGGCTCACGAACGCGAAATCGGTCTCGCCGTACTGGACCTTGTACTCGAGCTTCGGATAACGGCCCCGATCGACCTCCCACTTCGCCTCGACGCTCCACTCGCCGAGCAGGCGATCGACGATGTCGGGGATGGAGAGGTGCTGGTAGATACGATACCCGCGCCGCTGCGTGAGCAACCACAAAGTCGGCACGATGCGGAGCGAATACGTCGAGAGCTCCTTGCCAACGCCCCCCGGCTGCACCGCGTGCACCTGCTCGATCGAGCTCACCACGCCCGTCCAGAGGCGCGCGCCGCCGAGGCGCGCATGGGCCCAGCCGCTCACGACGCGCAGGCTCGCGGGCTGCCCGACGATCGCCTCGAGGTCGATCGAGGGGCTCTCCGAGCGAGCCATCACGTTCACGCTGAACAAGCTCGAGACGGCCTCCTGCACCGAGAAATGGCGCACGGAAAGCGAGGTCTCACCAGATGCGAACGATAGCTCCAAGATCGGCATGGAAGCCGCCTCCTCGACGTGCCCGCCCGAAGCGATACGCACACTGCCCGATTTTTGACACGGGCACCCTAAACCGGCTCCGCGGTCGGGCTCAAGATCAAAATGGTTTAAAAATGGCCGTGTCGCTCTGCGTCAATGCGGGCAGCCCGCCTCCTCGTCGCCGAGCTGACCGGACGTGTCGCTCACGTCCTCTTCGAGCTTGGGGCCCTGGGCCTCGCCGAAGTCGGGCCCCTCGGGCTTCGAGCCCCGCCCCTTGCCCGGCGATCCACGCTCGTTGATCCACACCATCGTGCCCGCGATCGTGATGCCGCCGCCGTGAATACGGAGGAAGCCGCCGGGCCCCTTCACGGTCGTGTCGCCCCCGCCCTCGCCGACCCAGCTCTCGCCGGCCACCTCGTGCACGTCGCCCCCCGCGCGTAACGCGAAGCTGCCATTCACCTTCTCCTGGAGGTCCTTCTTCACCGTCAGTGAATGTTTGCCCCCGACCTGTTCACGTCGGCTGCCTTTCACGACGAGGTGAGCGTTCTTTTCGATCCATTCGTGCTTGTTCGTTTTCGTGACCGCATCGAGGTCCTTGCCGACCCAGAGCTTCTGGTGGCCCTCGATGTGCTCCTGCTCGTCGTTCTTCACGAGCTTCTGCCGGTCGTGCACGATGGTGGCGAACTCGTCGTTTTCGACCTTGCGCCGGCGGTCTTTTTGCGCCTGCTGCCAGACGAGCTCCTTCTCGGCGAGGTCCTCGAACATGATCTCGTTGAAGCCCCCGCCCCCGAGCGAGGAGTCGCTCTTCCACGTGCTGCGCGTCTTGTGCTCGGGCAGCCTGTAGGGGACCTGCTGGATCGCATTGAACACGCGGCCCGCGACCTCGGGCCTGTCCGGATCGCCTTCGAGGAAGACGACGAGCACCTCCTGGCCGACTCGCGGCAGGTTCAGCATTCCATACCCGAGGCCACCCCAGCCTTGATTGACGCGGATCCAGCAGGAGCTGTCCTCGTCCCGTTTGCCCTCGCGATCCCAGGGGAGCTCCACGCGGACGCGGCCATATTCGTCGGTGTGGATCTCCTGCCCCGCGGGCCCGACGACCGTGGCGCACTGCACGCCGTGGATGACGGGTTTCTCCGTCTTCCGCGGCGGCCGATACTTGTACTCCGCGAAGAAGGCGCGCGCCGTCATCTCGAACTCGCCGGTGTCGTCGCCGGAGAGCGTGCTCTCGACGACGAGCAACGAGCGGCCCTCGCCGATCTCGGGGTGCGGGTGGCGGGCGATCGAAAAGATCACGCCGGGCGCGAGGTCGAGCGTGTTGCCCTCGACCCGGACCTCGCGATGATCCGCGCGGGCGGCCTCGAGCGTGCGCCGGGCGAGGTCGTAGCCGTATCCCTGGTCGTGCCGGGCGAACCCCTTGTCGTCGGCGACGGGCGTGAAGCCGGCCTTGCCGGTCTCGACGAGGAAGGCGCCGGCGTCGTAATGGTACTGCTCGAGGCGCTTCTCCACGTTGGTGTGCGGCGAGGCGTGCGCGGAGAGGTCGAGCTCGGGGTGGCGCGGATCGTAATCGCGGTAGACGACGCGGCCGGGGCGCACGGCGCGGCCGAGGCCGACGTTCTTCACGTATTCGTTCTCGGCGGCGGCGTTCGGGTTGTCGACGTAAGGGATGGGCGGGCCCTTGCGCTTCGGCCCCGCCTCGAGCGCGTCGCTGAAGACGAGCCTCCCGCCGTCCTCGAAGACGAACGCGATGCCGGCCTCCTCCAGGAGGCGCGAGACGAAGGCGTAATCCGTCTCCGCGTACTGGACCTTGTATTCGAGCTTGGGATATGCCCCGGCGTCGACGCGCCATTCGCCCGCGACCCCGAGCTCGCCCAGGACTTTTCGTACGATGTCGGGGATCGAGAGGTGCTGGAAGATCCGGTTGCCGCGGCGCTGGGTGAGCAGCCAGAGGTCGGGGACGATGCAGAGGACGTAGGTGGAGAGGCCCTCCTCGGCGCTGCCCTCCTGCAGGGCCTCGACCTGCTCGGCATAAGAGACGAGCCCCGCGAGGGAGCGGGCGCCGCCGCCCGCGACGTTTTCGTAGCCGGCCTGGACCCGGAAGGAGGCCTTCTTGCCCACGATGGAGGAGAAATCGAGGCTATGGTCGCGCGAGCGCACGAGGAGCGAGGCCGAGAAGAGCTCGCTCACGCCCTCTTCGAGGGTGAAATGGCGGACGAAGAGCTCGTGTTCTCCGGCGACCTTCAAATCCAGGATGGCCATCCCAATGCTCCCAGTTCGTCAGCGTGGCAGGCGGAGGAGCGAGAGGTCCTTGCCCTCGACGTACAGGTCCCCGAGCGTCCCATACAGCTCGGCCCGTTGCGCGGCGTTACACGTCGGCCAGAAGGCCCGGGCGACGCCGGGATCATAAAAACGGAAATAAACCTGCTCGTTCGTGTGGTCGAGCTCGACCATCAAGAAGCGCCGGAAATGGCGGCGCACCTCGACGAACTTCTCGTCGCTCGTGCAATAAATGCCCCAGCGCTTGCCGAAGCCCTCGCGCACGAGCCGGTCGAGCAGCGCGGAGTCGCGCCGCATGGGGCCCACGAGGTACGGCGCGACGTCCTCGGCGAGCTCGCCCTGCGCGCCGTCGTAGAGTGATCGATGTGGCTCGACGTGCTCGCGGACGAGGCCGAGGATGCGCCGATCCCGGGCCATGTCGAGCACGGCATACAGAGGCTTGTCGCCCGCCAGCGATCGTAACGAAGGGAGCGCCCTCTCGGCCGCGAGGAGACGCGCCTGCTCCCGCGCGAGCTCGTCGCCTTCGAGCAGGTCCGCCGGGGCTTCCGTCTTCCCCTCGACGTACACCAAAAAATCGGTCTCGCCGGCCTGAACCCAGCCGCCGTGCGGGACTTCGCCTCTCTCGACGGCCTGCCCGCCGAGGCGCGTGCCGCCCTGGCTCTGGAGGTCCCGCAAGGCGCAGCGGGCGCCGTCCCATTGCAGCTCGAAATGGACGCCCGACATCCCGAGGTCGTGCGCGATCACGAGGTCGGCGAGGTCCGTCCGGCCCACGCGCAAGGCGCGCCCCGCGTCGAGCACGGTCTTCGTGCCGGCGAGCTTGCCATGTCGCACCTCGACGATGAGCCGAGGCGCGGCGACGGAGTCCATCACCCGCGCCTCCTCATTGCCCGATGAGCGTCTTGCTCACGTCGTCCACGACCGCCTCGATCGCCTCGGCCGGCGCCTCGGGCGACGCGCCCTTCCCTTCGCCCGGCGAGCCGCCGCTGTTGATCCAGACCTTCGTGCCGCGGATCGTGACCCCGCTCGAGTCGATCCGGATGAACCCGCCCGGGCCCTTCAGCGTGAGATCCCGCGCCGCCTCGATGACGAGCGCCGACCCGGCCGCGACGTGGATCTCGGCCACGGCGGCGAGCGCGTGGTTCTGGCCGACGAGCTCGTGCCTGTCGCCCTCGACCACGAACGAGCGATTGCCCTCGACGGCCACGCTCTGCTTGCCCCAGACGCGCAGGTGATCGTCGCCCTCGACGCGCTCGCGTTTGTCCTGCTTGATGACGATGTCCTGGTCCTTGCCGACGTGGACCTTGAGATTGCCGAGCGTCTTCTCCTGCTCGTCGTTTTGCACGAGCTTCTGCCTGTCGTGGCCGATCGTGATCGTCTCGTCGTTCTTGACCAGCCTGCGCCGGTTCTTCGCCGCGTGCTCCCAGACGAGCTCCTTGTCTTTGAGATCCTCGAACATGATCTCGTTGAAGCCCGCGCCGCCCTCGGAGCTATTCGTCTTCCACGCCGAGCGTGTCTTGTTCTCGGGCAGCTTGTACGGCACGGCCTGCTTTGCGTTGTAGACGCGGCCCACGACGATGGGCTGATCGGGATCACCTTCGAGGAAACCGACGAGGACCTCCTGCCCGACGCGCGGGATCACGATCATCCCGTACCCCGTGCCCGCCCAGCCCTGGCTGACGCGGATCCAGCAGGAGCTATCGTCGTCGCCCTGGCCGTCGCGATCCCAGGGGAATTGCACGCGCACGCGGCCAAATTCGTCGGTATGGATCTCCTGGCCGGAGGCGCCGACGACCCGCGCGCTCTGCACGCCCTCGACGCGTGGTTTCGGGTTTTTCTGCTGCGGCCGGTACGGCGCGTCGGTGAAGACGGCCTGCGCGGACATGTGCCACTCCTCGCCCGGCGTGCCCTCGACGGAGAAACGCGTGACGAGCAGGCGCGTCTCGTCGCCGAGCAGCGCGTGGGGGTGTTTGTCGATGCGCAGGACCTGGCCCGGCCAGAGGTCGATGGTATTCGTCTCGAAGGAGACGACCCGCCTGTCGCCGCGCGCGCCGCCGAGCATCCGCGCTGCGCGATCCTTGCCGTGGGCCTCGGTGTACCGCGCGGTGCCCTTGTCGTCGGCCGCGGGCGTGCCGCCGCCTTTGCCGCCCTCGATGAGCGTGGCGCCGGGCTCGTAATGATATTGCTCGAGCCTGGCCTCGTTGCCTTCGGCCTTCTGGGCGTCGCCGAAGAGCGCGTAGCTCGGGTTGCGGAAATCGTA encodes the following:
- a CDS encoding DUF4123 domain-containing protein gives rise to the protein MTEPRLIVEVRYGKLGGTKRAVEAGRALRVGRTELADLVVGHDGQMSGTHFELQWDGASCLLRDLQSQGGTRLGGQVTTQGEVPHGGWIQAGETDFLVYVEGRTKPPRRKLARSPEEEAARVSAAREACELLRAEAAKVPLYAIVDGARDRHILEVIREHVEPHQSLYDGLQGETLEDVAPYLVGPFRKDSALLDRLLAEGFGNRWGMFLTSYDKFVEVRRHFRRFLMVTLESTNEKVYFRFYDPGVLRVFWPTCSPSQCQEFSAGMEELFVEEEDLSLSALVRPH
- a CDS encoding PAAR domain-containing protein codes for the protein MPPAARITDRHVCPIHPPNVIVQGESTVIVGFQPQARVGDAEACGAAISAGEPTVIIGGKDAARKGDPTNHGGSIASGCPTVIIGSNPMAVLQTDKPFCEDCAKKAAERAARQKAGRDGS
- a CDS encoding type VI secretion system Vgr family protein — encoded protein: MPILELSFASGETSLSVRHFSVQEAVSSLFSVNVMARSESPSIDLEAIVGQPASLRVVSGWAHARLGGARLWTGVVSSIEQVHAVQPGGVGKELSTYSLRIVPTLWLLTQRRGYRIYQHLSIPDIVDRLLGEWSVEAKWEVDRGRYPKLEYKVQYGETDFAFVSRLLEEAGISYTFPDDDAKGSKLTLSDRLEAGPARPGGALPYVDNPNREAEKEYLSKVRLTHIVRPGAHTIRDYDFRNPMFALFGEAPKAEGPEAKYEQYHYQPGATLVENGKGGGGTPAADDKGTARYDQGFGKERADRMLGGARADKRTIAFETNTIDLWPGQIFSVDKHPHAELGDDKRLLVTEFSVEGTPGEEWTMSGQAAFTDAPYRPQQKTSKPRVEGVQSAVVVGPAGQEIHTDEFGRVRVQFPWDREGNNDDGSSCWIRVSQGWAGTGYGMIVIPRIGHEVMVGFLDGDPDQPIIVGRVYNAKQAVPYKLPDNKTRSTWKSDSSLGSEGFNEIMFEDLKGQELVWEQAQKNRRRLVKNDETITIGHDRQKLVSNDEQDKTLGYVKVFVGKDQDIVVKQDKRERVEGNSHLHVMGKRNQRIEGNQSLEVKGDRHELIGENHALAVTKELHIKAGTALVIEAEDLTLKGPGGFIRIDGSGVTIRGTKVYINSGGSAGEGSGASPEAPDKAIEAEVDDVSKTLIAQ
- a CDS encoding type VI secretion system Vgr family protein → MAILDLKVAGEHELFVRHFTLEEGVSELFSASLLVRSRDHSLDFSSIVGKKASFRVQAGYENVAGGGARSLAGLVSYAEQVEALQEGSAEEGLSTYVLCIVPDLWLLTQRRGNRIFQHLSIPDIVRKVLGELGVAGEWRVDAGAYPKLEYKVQYAETDYAFVSRLLEEAGIAFVFEDGGRLVFSDALEAGPKRKGPPIPYVDNPNAAAENEYVKNVGLGRAVRPGRVVYRDYDPRHPELDLSAHASPHTNVEKRLEQYHYDAGAFLVETGKAGFTPVADDKGFARHDQGYGYDLARRTLEAARADHREVRVEGNTLDLAPGVIFSIARHPHPEIGEGRSLLVVESTLSGDDTGEFEMTARAFFAEYKYRPPRKTEKPVIHGVQCATVVGPAGQEIHTDEYGRVRVELPWDREGKRDEDSSCWIRVNQGWGGLGYGMLNLPRVGQEVLVVFLEGDPDRPEVAGRVFNAIQQVPYRLPEHKTRSTWKSDSSLGGGGFNEIMFEDLAEKELVWQQAQKDRRRKVENDEFATIVHDRQKLVKNDEQEHIEGHQKLWVGKDLDAVTKTNKHEWIEKNAHLVVKGSRREQVGGKHSLTVKKDLQEKVNGSFALRAGGDVHEVAGESWVGEGGGDTTVKGPGGFLRIHGGGITIAGTMVWINERGSPGKGRGSKPEGPDFGEAQGPKLEEDVSDTSGQLGDEEAGCPH
- a CDS encoding DUF4123 domain-containing protein, whose protein sequence is MDSVAAPRLIVEVRHGKLAGTKTVLDAGRALRVGRTDLADLVIAHDLGMSGVHFELQWDGARCALRDLQSQGGTRLGGQAVERGEVPHGGWVQAGETDFLVYVEGKTEAPADLLEGDELAREQARLLAAERALPSLRSLAGDKPLYAVLDMARDRRILGLVREHVEPHRSLYDGAQGELAEDVAPYLVGPMRRDSALLDRLVREGFGKRWGIYCTSDEKFVEVRRHFRRFLMVELDHTNEQVYFRFYDPGVARAFWPTCNAAQRAELYGTLGDLYVEGKDLSLLRLPR
- a CDS encoding type VI secretion system Vgr family protein, producing MPILELSFACGETSLSVRHFSVQEAVSSLFTVSVMARSESPGIDLEAIIGKPASLRVVSGWLHARLGGARLWSGIVNAIEQVHAVQPGGQGKELSTYSLTLVPELWLLTQNRNYKIFQHLAIPDIVDRVLDAWGIERAWNVDRGRYPKLEYKVQYGESDFHFVSRLLEEAGISYTFPDDDAKGSKLTLGDSLEANPLRPGPALPYVDNPNRESEQEYVSKVRLAQAVRPGAHVLRDYDFRNPSYALFGDAQKAEGNEARLEQYHYEPGATLIEGGKGGGTPAADDKGTARYTEAHGKDRAARMLGGARGDRRVVSFETNTIDLWPGQVLRIDKHPHALLGDETRLLVTRFSVEGTPGEEWHMSAQAVFTDAPYRPQQKNPKPRVEGVQSARVVGASGQEIHTDEFGRVRVQFPWDRDGQGDDDSSCWIRVSQGWAGTGYGMIVIPRVGQEVLVGFLEGDPDQPIVVGRVYNAKQAVPYKLPENKTRSAWKTNSSEGGAGFNEIMFEDLKDKELVWEHAAKNRRRLVKNDETITIGHDRQKLVQNDEQEKTLGNLKVHVGKDQDIVIKQDKRERVEGDDHLRVWGKQSVAVEGNRSFVVEGDRHELVGQNHALAAVAEIHVAAGSALVIEAARDLTLKGPGGFIRIDSSGVTIRGTKVWINSGGSPGEGKGASPEAPAEAIEAVVDDVSKTLIGQ